One window of the Acidobacteriota bacterium genome contains the following:
- the rpsG gene encoding 30S ribosomal protein S7, translated as MPRKGHIAKREVAADPVYNSTLVTKFVNSMMWDGKKSTAQGIFYDAMKQLESKGGSDALTLFKKAVENAKPVLEVKSRRVGGANYQVPVEVNPDRRTSLAIRWLLSYSRGRAEKGMTDKLANELLDAANGRGAAIKKKEDVHRMAEANKAFAHYRW; from the coding sequence ATGCCTAGAAAAGGACATATCGCGAAGCGGGAAGTGGCCGCCGACCCGGTCTACAACTCCACCCTGGTCACCAAGTTCGTGAACTCGATGATGTGGGATGGCAAGAAGTCCACCGCGCAGGGCATCTTCTACGACGCCATGAAGCAGCTCGAGTCGAAGGGCGGCTCCGATGCGCTCACGCTCTTCAAGAAGGCGGTGGAGAACGCCAAGCCGGTGCTCGAAGTGAAGAGCCGCCGCGTGGGTGGCGCGAACTACCAGGTGCCGGTCGAGGTCAATCCCGATCGCCGCACCTCGCTGGCCATCCGCTGGCTGCTGAGCTACTCGCGCGGCCGCGCTGAAAAGGGCATGACCGACAAGCTGGCCAACGAGTTGCTCGACGCCGCCAACGGACGTGGCGCCGCCATCAAGAAGAAAGAAGACGTCCACAGAATGGCCGAGGCCAACAAGGCCTTTGCCCACTATCGCTGGTAA